Proteins from a single region of Pseudomonas fulva:
- a CDS encoding ATP-binding cassette domain-containing protein, whose product MIRLQNLTLQRGPQRLLENAELTLHAGHKAGLIGANGAGKSSLFALLRGELTPDSGDCLLPGDWRIAHMRQEVDTLDRLAVDYVLDGDHHLRRVQAELAAAEQGHDGAAIARLHSELDSADGYTADARARKLLAGLGFDNAQMGQRVGDFSGGWRMRLNLAQALMCPSDLLLLDEPTNHLDLDAILWLEGWLQSYPGTLLLISHDRDFLDAVVDHVAHVEQRKLTLYRGGYSAFERTRAERLAQQQQAYEKQQAQRAHMEKYIARFKAQATKARQAQSRIKALERMEELSAAHVDSPFDFVFREADKISTPLLSLSEGRLGYGDKTILQQVKLSLVPGARIGLLGPNGAGKSTLIKNLSAELQPLGGSLTRGENLVIGYFAQHQLDALDDKASPLLHLQRIAPAEREQTLRDFLGGFDFRGPRCDEPVVNFSGGEKARLALALIAWGKPNLLLLDEPTNHLDLEMRLALTMALQEFAGAVVVVSHDRHLLKSTTDEFLLVADGRVAPFDGDLEDYARWLVDYRQRQIAPVAAAPAAGAGNDKRGQRQAAAALRQQLAPHKKAADKLEAELGQVQAKLAALEERLGDSGIYEAARKDELRQALAEQAQLKAREAELEEGWLEALETLEALQRELEAVV is encoded by the coding sequence ATGATCCGACTCCAGAATCTTACCCTACAGCGTGGCCCTCAGCGTTTGCTCGAGAACGCCGAGCTGACCCTGCACGCTGGCCACAAGGCCGGCCTGATCGGTGCCAATGGCGCCGGCAAGTCCAGCCTGTTCGCCCTGTTGCGCGGCGAATTGACCCCCGATTCCGGTGACTGCCTGCTGCCCGGTGACTGGCGCATCGCCCATATGCGCCAGGAGGTCGATACCCTCGACCGCCTGGCGGTGGACTACGTGCTCGACGGCGACCACCACCTGCGGCGCGTGCAGGCCGAGCTGGCCGCTGCCGAGCAGGGCCATGACGGCGCGGCCATCGCCCGCCTGCACAGCGAGCTGGACAGCGCCGACGGCTATACCGCCGATGCCCGGGCGCGCAAGCTGCTGGCCGGCCTGGGTTTCGACAACGCGCAGATGGGTCAAAGGGTCGGCGACTTCTCCGGTGGCTGGCGGATGCGCCTGAACCTGGCCCAGGCGCTGATGTGCCCGTCCGATCTGCTGCTGCTCGACGAGCCGACCAACCACCTGGATCTCGATGCGATCCTGTGGCTCGAAGGCTGGCTGCAGAGTTACCCCGGCACCTTGCTGCTGATTTCCCACGACCGCGATTTCCTCGACGCCGTGGTGGATCACGTCGCCCATGTCGAGCAGCGCAAGCTGACCCTCTATCGCGGCGGCTACTCGGCCTTCGAGCGCACCCGCGCCGAACGTTTGGCCCAGCAGCAGCAGGCCTACGAGAAGCAGCAGGCGCAGCGTGCGCACATGGAAAAGTACATCGCCCGCTTCAAGGCCCAGGCCACCAAGGCCCGCCAGGCGCAGAGCCGCATCAAGGCCCTGGAACGCATGGAGGAGCTGAGCGCGGCCCACGTCGATTCACCCTTCGACTTCGTGTTCCGCGAGGCCGACAAGATTTCCACGCCGCTGCTCAGCCTCAGCGAAGGCCGCCTGGGCTATGGCGACAAGACCATCCTGCAGCAGGTCAAGCTGAGCCTGGTGCCCGGCGCGCGTATCGGCCTGCTCGGTCCCAACGGCGCGGGCAAGTCGACGCTGATCAAGAACCTCTCCGCCGAGCTGCAGCCGCTGGGTGGCAGCCTGACCCGCGGCGAGAACCTGGTGATCGGCTACTTCGCCCAGCACCAGCTCGACGCCCTCGACGACAAGGCCAGCCCGCTGCTGCACCTGCAACGTATCGCGCCAGCCGAGCGTGAGCAGACCCTGCGCGACTTCCTCGGCGGCTTCGACTTCCGCGGCCCGCGCTGCGACGAGCCGGTGGTGAACTTCTCCGGCGGCGAGAAGGCGCGCCTGGCCCTGGCGCTGATCGCCTGGGGCAAGCCCAACCTGCTGCTGCTCGACGAGCCGACCAACCACCTCGACCTGGAAATGCGCCTGGCGCTGACCATGGCCCTGCAGGAGTTCGCCGGTGCCGTGGTGGTGGTCTCCCACGACCGTCACCTGCTCAAGAGCACCACCGACGAGTTCCTGCTGGTCGCCGATGGTCGCGTGGCGCCGTTCGACGGTGACCTCGAGGATTACGCCCGCTGGCTGGTCGATTATCGCCAGCGCCAGATTGCGCCGGTCGCCGCCGCGCCCGCTGCAGGCGCCGGCAACGACAAGCGTGGCCAGCGCCAGGCGGCTGCGGCGTTGCGCCAGCAACTGGCGCCGCACAAGAAGGCGGCGGACAAGCTCGAGGCCGAACTGGGCCAGGTGCAGGCCAAGCT